Proteins encoded in a region of the Zea mays cultivar B73 chromosome 2, Zm-B73-REFERENCE-NAM-5.0, whole genome shotgun sequence genome:
- the LOC100280232 gene encoding Probable cellulose synthase A catalytic subunit 3, with protein MEASAGLVAGSHNRNELVVIRRDGDPGPKPPPREQNGQVCQICGDDVGLAPGGEPFVACNECAFPVCRDCYEYERREGTQNCPQCRTRYKRLKGCQRVTGDEEEDGVDDLDNEFNWNGHDSRSVADSMLYGRGGDPNGAPQPFQLNPNVPLLTNGQMVDDIPPEQHALVPSFMGGGGKRIHPLPYADPSLPVQPRSMDPSKDLAAYGYGSVAWKERVENWKQRQERMHQTRNDGGGDDGDDADLPLMDESRQPLSRKIPLPSSQINPYRMIIIIRLVVLGFFFHYRVMHPVNDAFALWLISVICEIWFAMSWILDQFPKWFPIERETYLDRLSLRFDKEGQPSQLAPIDFFVSTVDPLKEPPLVTANTVLSILSVDYPVDKVSCYVSDDGAAMLTFEALSETSEFAKKWAPFCKRYNIEPRAPEWYFQQKIDYLKDKVAANFVRERRAMKREYEEFKVRINALVAKAQKVPEEGWTMQDGTPWPGNNVRDHPGMIQVFLGQSGGLDCEGNELPRLVYVSREKRPGYNHHKKAGAMNALVRVSAVLSNAPYLLNLDCDHYINNSKAIKEAMCFMMDPLLGKKVCYVQFPQRFDGIDRHDRYANRNVVFFDINMKGLDGIQGPIYVGTGCVFRRQALYGYDAPKTKKPPSRTCNCWPKWCFCCCCCGNRKHKKKTTKPKTEKKKLLFFKKEENQSPAYALGEIDEAAPGAENEKAGIVNQQKLEKKFGQSSVFATSTLLENGGTLKSASPASLLKEAIHVISCGYEDKTDWGKEIGWIYGSVTEDILTGFKMHCHGWRSIYCIPKRPAFKGSAPLNLSDRLHQVLRWALGSIEIFFSNHCPLWYGYGGGLKFLERFSYINSIVYPWTSIPLLAYCTLPAICLLTGKFITPELNNVASLWFMSLFICIFATSILEMRWSGVGIDDWWRNEQFWVIGGVSSHLFAVFQGLLKVIAGVDTSFTVTSKGGDDDEFSELYTFKWTTLLIPPTTLLLLNFIGVVAGVSNAINNGYESWGPLFGKLFFAFWVIVHLYPFLKGLVGRQNRTPTIVIVWSILLASIFSLLWVRIDPFLAKDDGPLLEECGLDCN; from the exons ATGGAGGCGAGCGCCGGGCTGGTGGCCGGCTCCCACAACCGCAACGAGCTCGTCGTCATACGTCGCGACGGCGATCCCGGG CCGAAGCCGCCGCCGCGGGAGCAGAACGGGCAGGTGTGCCAGATTTGCGGCGACGACGTCGGCCTTGCCCCCGGCGGGGAGCCCTTCGTGGCGTGCAACGAGTGCGCCTTCCCCGTCTGCCGGGACTGCTACGAGTACGAGCGCCGGGAGGGCACGCAGAACTGCCCCCAGTGCAGGACCCGGTACAAGCGCCTCAAGG GCTGCCAGCGTGTGACCggtgatgaggaggaggacggcGTCGATGACCTGGACAACGAGTTCAACTGGAACGGCCATGACTCGCGGTCTGTGGCCGACTCCATGCTCTACGGCCGTGGAGGTGACCCTAATGGCGCGCCACAACCTTTCCAGCTCAACCCCAATGTTCCACTCCTCACCAACGGGCAGATG GTCGATGACATCCCACCGGAGCAGCACGCGCTGGTGCCTTCTTTCATGGGCGGTGGGGGAAAGAGAATCCATCCCCTCCCTTATGCGGATCCCAGCTTACCTG TGCAACCCAGGTCTATGGACCCATCCAAGGATCTTGCTGCATATGGGTATGGTAGTGTTGCTTGGAAGGAGCGGGTGGAGAATTGGAAGCAGAGGCAGGAGAGGATGCACCAGACAAGGAATGATGGTGGTGGTGATGACGGTGATGATGCTGATTTACCACT AATGGATGAATCAAGACAACCGCTGTCCAGGAAAATTCCGCTTCCATCAAGCCAGATCAATCCATATAGGATGATTATCATTATTCGGCTTGTGGTTTTGGGGTTCTTCTTCCACTACCGAGTGATGCATCCGGTGAATGATGCATTTGCTTTGTGGCTCATATCTGTTATCTGTGAAATCTGGTTTGCCATGTCTTGGATTCTTGATCAATTCCCAAAGTGGTTCCCTATAGAGAGAGAGACTTACCTAGACCGGCTGTCACTGAG GTTCGATAAGGAAGGCCAGCCGTCTCAACTTGCCCCAATCGATTTCTTTGTCAGTACAGTTGACCCCTTAAAGGAACCTCCTTTGGTCACAGCAAATACTGTTCTATCTATCCTTTCAGTGGACTATCCAGTTGATAAGGTTTCTTGCTATGTTTCTGATGATGGTGCTGCAATGCTAACATTTGAAGCATTATCTGAAACATCTGAATTTGCAAAGAAATGGGCTCCATTCTGCAAAAGGTACAATATTGAACCTCGTGCTCCAGAGTGGTACTTCCAACAGAAGATAGACTACTTGAAAGACAAGGTGGCAGCAAACTTTGTTAGGGAGAGGAGAGCAATGAAG AGAGAGTACGAGGAATTCAAGGTCAGAATCAATGCCTTGGTTGCTAAAGCCCAGAAAGTTCCTGAAGAAGGATGGACAATGCAAGATGGAACCCCCTGGCCTGGAAACAATGTTCGTGATCATCCTGGAATGATTCAG GTCTTCCTTGGCCAAAGTGGAGGTCTTGACTGTGAGGGAAATGAGCTGCCGCGGTTGGTTTATGTTTCAAGAGAGAAACGACCAGGCTATAACCATCATAAGAAAGCTGGTGCTATGAATGCATTG GTCCGAGTCTCTGCTGTACTATCAAATGCTCCTTATTTGTTAAACTTGGATTGTGATCACTACATCAACAACAGCAAAGCTATAAAGGAAGCAATGTGTTTTATGATGGACCCACTACTAGGAAAGAAGGTTTGCTATGTACAGTTCCCTCAAAGATTTGATGGGATTGATCGCCATGACCGATATGCTAACAGGAATGTTGTCTTTTTCGAT ATCAACATGAAAGGTTTGGATGGTATTCAGGGTCCGATTTATGTTGGTACTGGATGTGTGTTTAGAAGGCAGGCATTATATGGTTATGATGCCCCCAAAACAAAGAAGCCACCATCAAGGACTTGCAACTGCTGGCCCAAGTGGTGTTTttgctgttgctgctgtggtAATAGGAAACACAAGAAGAAGACTACGAAACCCAAAACAGAGAAGAAAAAGTTATTAtttttcaagaaagaagaaaatcaatcccCTGCATATGCTCTTGGTGAAATTGATGAAGCTGCTCCAG GAGCTGAGAATGAAAAAGCTGGTATTGTAAATCAACaaaaattagaaaagaaatttggtCAGTCTTCTGTCTTTGCAACATCCACACTTCTCGAAAATGGTGGAACCTTGAAGAGTGCAAGTCCTGCTTCTCTTCTGAAAGAAGCTATACATGTCATTAGTTGTGGTTATGAAGACAAGACTGATTGGGGAAAAGAG ATTGGCTGGATCTATGGATCAGTTACAGAGGATATTCTAACTGGTTTCAAGATGCATTGTCATGGTTGGCGGTCAATTTACTGCATACCTAAACGGCCTGCATTCAAAGGTTCTGCACCTCTGAATCTTTCAGATCGTCTTCACCAGGTGCTTCGGTGGGCTCTTGGGTCTATTGAGATCTTCTTCAGCAATCATTGCCCTCTTTGGTATGGGTATGGTGGTGGTCTGAAATTTTTGGAAAGATTTTCCTACATCAACTCCATCGTGTATCCTTGGACATCTATCCCCCTCTTGGCTTACTGTACATTGCCTGCCATCTGTTTATTGACGGGGAAATTTATCACTCCAGAG CTGAACAATGTTGCCAGCCTGTGGTTCATGTCACTTTTTATCTGCATTTTTGCTACAAGCATCCTAGAAATGAGATGGAGTGGTGTTGGGATTGATGATTGGTGGAGGAATGAGCAGTTCTGGGTCATTGGAGGTGTGTCCTCGCACCTCTTCGCTGTGTTTCAGGGACTTCTCAAGGTCATAGCTGGTGTTGATACAAGCTTCACTGTGACATCAAAGGGTGGAGATGATGACGAATTCTCAGAGCTGTACACATTTAAATGGACTACCTTATTGATACCTCCTACCACTTTGCTCCTATTGAACTTCATTGGTGTGGTCGCTGGTGTTTCCAATGCAATCAATAATGGATACGAGTCATGGGGCCCCCTCTTCGGGAAGCTCTTCTTTGCATTTTGGGTGATTGTCCATCTGTATCCCTTCCTCAAAGGTTTGGTTGGGAGGCAAAACAGGACACCGACAATTGTCATCGTCTGGTCCATCCTGCTGGCTTCAATCTTCTCACTCCTTTGGGTTCGGATTGACCCTTTCCTTGCAAAGGATGATGGTCCACTTCTTGAGGAGTGTGGTTTGGATTGCAACTAG